In Candidatus Polarisedimenticolia bacterium, one DNA window encodes the following:
- the metH gene encoding methionine synthase: MSRLDELQRLLATRLLILDGAMGTMIQAEGLDEAAFRGRHYKDHPRDLKGCNDLLSITQPALVEKIHRRYLEAGADIIETNTFNATAVSLSEYGLEASVFAINQAAAETARRAAAAITARTPDRPRFVAGSMGPTSRTASLSPRVEDPGFRAVGFDDLERAYREQALGLLAGGVDLLLPETTFDTLNLKAALFAIRRAFDETGRRVPVIASLTITDRSGRTLSGQTLEAAWISIRHAELFGVGLNCALGAAEMEPHLEEMSRLAPIWVHCYPNAGLPDELGRYRQSPGEMATLLAGYAKEGWLNLAGGCCGTTPEHIEAIAEAVRGLPPRRPARAEERTQLSGLEPLTIRPDSNFTMIGERTNITGSRRFARLIRENRMEEALAVARQQVQGGANLLDVNMDEGLIDSEKAMTSFLNLIASEPEIARLPIVVDSSKFSVLEAGLKCLQGKGIVNSISLKEGEEEFKRQARLIRRYGAAVVVMAFDEQGQATTVDRRVSILERAYRILTQEAGFDPADIIFDPNILAVGTGIEEHNSYAVTYLEATRELRRRFPNCRVSGGVSNLSFSFRGNDAIRDAMHAAFLYHAIQAGMDMGIVNAGQLAVYDDIPAELKERVEDVLLNRRPDATERLVEFADGFRAKAVDRAKDDAWRREPLEKRLEHAMVRGVADHVDEDIAEALRAYPSPLAIIEGPLMAGMNVVGDLFGAGKMFLPQVVKSARVMKKAVAILEPLMEAEKKSSGAAARARARIVLATVKGDVHDIGKNIVGVVLGCNNYDIIDLGVMVSADRILTTAVEEKADLIGLSGLITPSLDEMVHVASEMQRRNLHLPLLIGGATTSRKHTAVKIAPVYGGTTVHVLDASRAVEVMSQLVSDTSRPAFAARIREEQEAARLRWSEGAERDLLLFPEARRRALQLDWDAYAPPRPAFLGRRVVRDQPLEELVPYIDWSPFFHVWELRGVYPAILDHPERGAAARELFEAGRALLDRIVREKLLAAHGVYGFFPAGSDGEDLVIRPEESGAGETLRLHMLRQQAETGDSRPRIALSDFVAPRDGGRPDYLGAFAVTAGVGLPALVETFERDHDDYHSILAKALADRLAEAFAERLHEQARQEWQYGRDERLSKEELLKEKYRGIRPAPGYPACPDHSEKRTLWELLDPGGAAGIVLTESCAMDPAASVSGWYFAHPEARYFSVGKVGRDQVADYAARKAMPVAEVERWLAGNLGYR, encoded by the coding sequence TTGAGCCGGCTGGACGAGCTGCAACGCCTCCTCGCCACGCGCCTGTTGATCCTGGACGGCGCCATGGGGACGATGATCCAGGCGGAAGGCCTGGACGAAGCGGCCTTCCGCGGGCGCCATTATAAGGACCACCCCCGCGACCTGAAAGGGTGCAACGACCTTCTCTCGATCACCCAGCCGGCGCTCGTCGAGAAGATCCACCGGCGCTATCTGGAGGCGGGCGCCGACATCATCGAGACGAACACCTTCAACGCGACCGCCGTGTCGCTTTCGGAATACGGGCTCGAAGCGAGCGTCTTCGCGATCAACCAGGCGGCGGCGGAAACGGCGCGGCGCGCCGCGGCGGCGATTACCGCCCGGACGCCGGATCGCCCCCGTTTTGTCGCCGGCTCCATGGGGCCCACCAGCCGGACGGCGTCGCTCTCGCCGCGCGTCGAGGACCCCGGGTTCCGGGCGGTCGGCTTCGACGACCTCGAGCGCGCCTACCGTGAGCAGGCCCTCGGCCTGCTCGCCGGCGGCGTCGACCTCCTCCTCCCCGAGACGACGTTCGACACCCTGAACCTCAAGGCCGCCTTGTTCGCCATTCGGCGCGCCTTCGACGAGACCGGCCGGCGCGTCCCGGTGATCGCTTCGCTGACGATCACCGACCGCAGCGGCCGGACCCTGTCGGGGCAGACGCTGGAAGCGGCCTGGATCTCGATCCGCCACGCCGAGCTTTTCGGCGTCGGTCTCAACTGCGCCCTCGGCGCGGCGGAGATGGAGCCGCACCTCGAGGAGATGTCCCGGCTCGCCCCGATCTGGGTCCATTGCTATCCCAACGCGGGGCTTCCCGACGAGCTGGGGCGCTATCGCCAGAGCCCCGGCGAGATGGCGACGCTGCTGGCCGGCTACGCCAAGGAAGGGTGGCTGAACCTCGCGGGCGGCTGCTGCGGCACCACCCCCGAGCACATCGAGGCGATCGCGGAGGCGGTGCGCGGCCTGCCGCCGCGCCGGCCGGCCCGGGCGGAGGAGCGGACGCAGCTCAGCGGGCTCGAGCCGCTGACGATCCGGCCCGACTCCAACTTCACGATGATCGGCGAGCGCACCAACATCACCGGGTCGCGGCGCTTCGCCCGCCTGATCCGCGAGAACCGGATGGAGGAGGCGCTGGCCGTGGCGCGCCAGCAGGTCCAGGGGGGCGCGAACCTGCTCGACGTGAACATGGACGAGGGGCTGATCGACTCGGAGAAGGCGATGACCTCCTTCCTGAACCTGATCGCCTCGGAGCCGGAGATCGCGCGCCTGCCGATCGTCGTGGACAGCTCGAAGTTCTCGGTGCTGGAAGCGGGCCTGAAGTGCCTTCAAGGGAAGGGTATCGTCAACTCGATCAGCCTCAAGGAAGGAGAGGAGGAGTTCAAGCGCCAGGCGCGCCTCATCCGCCGTTACGGCGCCGCCGTCGTGGTCATGGCCTTCGACGAGCAGGGCCAGGCGACGACCGTCGACCGGCGGGTCTCGATCCTGGAGCGGGCCTACCGCATCCTCACCCAGGAAGCCGGCTTCGACCCCGCCGACATCATCTTCGATCCCAACATCCTCGCCGTGGGGACCGGCATCGAAGAGCACAACAGCTACGCCGTCACCTACCTCGAGGCGACGCGGGAGCTGAGGCGGCGCTTCCCGAACTGCCGCGTCAGCGGCGGCGTGAGCAACCTGTCCTTCTCCTTCCGCGGCAACGACGCGATCCGCGACGCCATGCACGCCGCCTTCCTCTACCACGCCATCCAGGCCGGCATGGACATGGGGATCGTCAACGCCGGCCAGCTCGCCGTCTACGACGACATCCCGGCCGAGCTCAAGGAGCGCGTCGAGGACGTGCTCCTGAACCGCCGGCCGGACGCGACCGAGAGGCTGGTGGAGTTCGCCGACGGGTTCCGCGCCAAGGCCGTGGACCGCGCCAAGGACGACGCCTGGCGCCGGGAGCCTCTCGAGAAGCGCCTGGAGCACGCCATGGTCCGGGGAGTCGCCGACCACGTCGACGAAGACATCGCCGAGGCGCTGCGGGCCTATCCCTCGCCGCTGGCCATCATCGAGGGACCGCTGATGGCCGGCATGAACGTCGTCGGCGATCTGTTCGGAGCCGGGAAGATGTTTCTCCCCCAGGTCGTCAAGAGCGCCCGCGTCATGAAGAAGGCGGTGGCGATCCTGGAGCCGCTCATGGAAGCGGAGAAGAAGAGCTCCGGGGCGGCGGCCCGGGCCCGCGCGCGCATCGTCCTGGCGACGGTCAAGGGGGACGTTCACGACATCGGCAAGAACATCGTCGGCGTCGTCCTCGGCTGTAACAACTACGACATCATCGATCTGGGAGTGATGGTCAGCGCCGATCGTATCCTGACGACCGCGGTCGAGGAGAAGGCCGACCTGATCGGCTTGAGCGGCCTGATCACTCCGTCTCTGGACGAGATGGTCCACGTCGCCTCGGAGATGCAGCGCCGGAACCTTCATCTGCCGCTGCTGATCGGCGGCGCCACCACCAGCCGCAAGCACACGGCGGTGAAGATCGCCCCGGTCTACGGCGGGACGACGGTGCACGTCCTCGACGCCTCCCGGGCGGTGGAGGTGATGAGCCAGCTCGTGAGCGACACCTCGCGCCCCGCGTTCGCGGCGCGCATCCGCGAGGAGCAGGAGGCGGCCCGGCTGCGCTGGTCGGAGGGGGCCGAGCGCGATCTCCTCCTCTTCCCCGAGGCCCGCCGGCGCGCGCTGCAGCTCGACTGGGACGCCTACGCTCCGCCGCGGCCCGCTTTCCTCGGCCGCCGGGTGGTGCGGGATCAGCCGCTCGAAGAGCTGGTCCCCTACATCGACTGGTCCCCCTTCTTCCATGTCTGGGAGCTGCGCGGCGTCTATCCCGCGATTCTGGACCATCCGGAACGGGGAGCCGCGGCGCGCGAGCTCTTCGAAGCAGGCCGGGCTCTGCTTGACCGGATCGTTCGCGAAAAGCTCCTGGCGGCGCACGGCGTGTACGGCTTCTTTCCCGCCGGGAGCGACGGCGAGGATCTGGTGATTCGGCCGGAAGAGTCAGGAGCGGGCGAGACGCTGAGGCTCCACATGCTGCGCCAGCAGGCGGAGACCGGCGACTCCCGGCCGCGGATCGCTCTGTCCGATTTCGTCGCCCCGCGAGACGGAGGCCGGCCGGACTATCTCGGGGCGTTCGCCGTCACCGCGGGCGTCGGCCTTCCGGCCCTGGTCGAAACCTTCGAGCGGGACCACGACGACTATCACTCGATCCTGGCGAAGGCGCTCGCCGACCGGCTCGCCGAGGCCTTCGCCGAGCGCCTGCACGAGCAGGCGCGCCAGGAATGGCAATACGGGCGCGACGAGCGGCTGTCAAAGGAGGAGCTGCTGAAGGAGAAATATCGCGGCATCCGTCCCGCGCCGGGCTATCCGGCCTGCCCCGATCATTCCGAGAAGCGGACGCTCTGGGAGCTTCTCGATCCGGGGGGCGCGGCCGGCATCGTGCTCACCGAATCGTGCGCCATGGACCCGGCCGCGTCGGTGAGCGGATGGTACTTCGCCCATCCCGAGGCGCGCTACTTCTCGGTGGGGAAGGTCGGTCGGGATCAGGTGGCCGATTACGCCGCGCGCAAGGCGATGCCGGTCGCGGAAGTGGAGCGCTGGCTGGCGGGGAATCTCGGCTACCGCTAA
- a CDS encoding rhodanese-like domain-containing protein has protein sequence MTRPLIRCLGLAAAVLLLVHRLPAATKESKSAESEPFKRLTVEETSKLITDPSVRVYDGNSDDVYREGHIPGAVHLLSKDMKEGVLPADKSTTLVFYCHSER, from the coding sequence ATGACGAGACCCCTCATCCGATGTCTTGGCCTGGCGGCTGCCGTCTTGCTGCTCGTGCACCGGCTGCCGGCCGCAACCAAGGAAAGCAAGAGCGCCGAGAGCGAGCCTTTCAAGCGGCTTACGGTGGAGGAAACCAGCAAGCTCATCACCGACCCCAGCGTCCGAGTCTACGATGGCAACAGCGACGACGTGTACCGGGAAGGACACATTCCGGGCGCCGTCCACCTGCTGAGCAAGGACATGAAAGAAGGAGTCCTGCCCGCCGACAAGAGCACGACCCTCGTCTTCTACTGCCACAGCGAGCGTTGA
- a CDS encoding S9 family peptidase produces the protein MMKRLHRLPCFALLLLMASAALAQPQAPLIPRSVLFGNPERSSPEISPDGRMLAYLAPDHGVLNIWVRTLGKNDDRVITQDRKRGIRNLHWEFDSKNVLYTQDQNGDENWHVNQANVATRKTRDLTPFDKTRGELLALEPGRPDTALITLNKRKAELFDVHRLSLRTGELALDTENPGDVLDWQADHALQIRAAQVTTPEGGTVIRVRDTVKSPWRELMKWGPEETLGKLVGFTADDKGLLVITSLDANAARLLSVDVATGKRTVVVEDPRFDVSFVVSHPKTNKLQAVVFLRERRDFQVLDKSLQPDLDAIRKARPADISNLSRDLSDDRWIVTLEGDDAPLYYYLYERPAKKLTLLFSARPALEKEKLAKVRPMQYKARDGMTLYGYLTTPAGVEAKDLPMVIFPHGGPWARDLWGYDPYAQWLANRGYAVLQPNFRSSTGYGKEYLNAGDRQWAGAMHTDLLDAKEWAVKEGIADAGKVCIMGGSYGGYATLAAAAFSPDAFACGVDIVGPSNLNTLLATIPPYWSTLVAIFHKRMGEDEEFLRTQSPLFQADRIKMPLLIGQGANDPRVNKAESDQIVAAMRKNGKPVVYYVFPDEGHGFARPENRTAFNAASEEFLAKYLGGRFEPPSDAEKKLLESVKQ, from the coding sequence ATGATGAAACGCCTCCACCGTCTGCCGTGCTTTGCGCTTCTGCTGCTCATGGCGTCCGCCGCCCTGGCGCAACCGCAGGCTCCGCTCATTCCCCGCAGCGTCCTGTTCGGCAATCCGGAGCGGTCCTCCCCGGAGATCTCGCCGGACGGCAGGATGCTCGCCTATCTCGCGCCTGACCACGGGGTGCTCAACATCTGGGTGCGCACTCTGGGGAAGAACGACGATCGGGTGATCACCCAGGACCGCAAACGCGGCATCCGCAACCTGCATTGGGAGTTCGATTCGAAGAACGTTCTCTACACGCAGGATCAGAACGGCGACGAGAACTGGCACGTGAACCAGGCCAACGTCGCCACGCGGAAAACCCGCGACCTCACGCCCTTCGACAAGACCCGGGGCGAGCTCCTGGCGCTGGAGCCCGGCCGGCCCGACACCGCGCTCATCACCTTGAACAAACGCAAAGCGGAGCTGTTCGACGTTCACCGCCTGAGCCTGAGAACCGGCGAGCTGGCCCTCGATACGGAAAACCCCGGGGATGTCCTGGATTGGCAGGCGGATCACGCTCTTCAGATCCGCGCCGCCCAGGTGACCACTCCGGAGGGCGGCACTGTGATCCGGGTGCGCGACACGGTCAAATCCCCCTGGCGGGAGCTGATGAAGTGGGGCCCGGAGGAGACGCTGGGGAAGCTCGTCGGCTTCACGGCGGACGACAAAGGCCTGCTGGTGATCACTTCGCTGGACGCCAACGCCGCGCGCCTCCTCTCGGTGGACGTAGCGACGGGGAAGCGCACGGTCGTGGTCGAAGACCCCCGGTTCGACGTCTCCTTCGTGGTCAGTCATCCCAAGACCAACAAGCTTCAAGCTGTGGTGTTCCTGAGGGAGCGCCGCGATTTTCAGGTGCTCGACAAGAGCCTGCAGCCCGATTTGGACGCGATCCGCAAGGCGCGCCCCGCCGACATCAGCAACCTGAGCCGCGATCTCTCCGACGACCGCTGGATCGTGACGCTGGAAGGGGATGACGCGCCTCTCTACTACTATCTCTACGAGCGTCCTGCGAAGAAACTCACGCTGCTCTTCAGCGCCCGCCCGGCCCTGGAGAAGGAGAAGCTCGCCAAGGTGCGGCCGATGCAGTACAAGGCGCGCGACGGGATGACCCTCTACGGCTACCTGACCACGCCCGCCGGTGTGGAAGCCAAAGACCTGCCCATGGTGATCTTCCCGCACGGCGGTCCCTGGGCCCGCGATTTGTGGGGATACGATCCCTACGCCCAGTGGCTGGCCAATCGCGGCTACGCGGTTCTGCAGCCGAACTTCCGCTCCTCCACCGGCTATGGAAAGGAGTACCTCAATGCCGGCGATCGCCAGTGGGCCGGCGCCATGCATACCGACCTGCTCGACGCCAAGGAGTGGGCGGTCAAGGAAGGAATCGCCGACGCCGGCAAGGTTTGCATCATGGGGGGCAGCTACGGCGGCTACGCCACTCTCGCCGCCGCGGCCTTCTCTCCCGACGCCTTCGCCTGCGGCGTCGACATCGTGGGGCCATCGAATCTGAACACGCTGCTTGCGACGATCCCCCCCTACTGGTCCACCCTCGTGGCGATCTTCCACAAGCGCATGGGCGAGGACGAGGAGTTCCTCAGGACGCAATCGCCGCTGTTCCAGGCCGATCGCATCAAGATGCCCTTGCTCATCGGTCAGGGCGCCAACGATCCGAGAGTGAACAAAGCGGAAAGTGATCAGATCGTCGCCGCCATGCGCAAAAACGGAAAGCCGGTCGTGTACTACGTCTTCCCGGACGAAGGACACGGCTTCGCGCGTCCCGAGAACCGCACGGCGTTCAATGCCGCAAGCGAAGAGTTCCTGGCGAAGTACCTGGGAGGAAGGTTCGAGCCGCCCAGCGACGCGGAGAAAAAGCTCCTGGAGAGCGTGAAGCAGTGA
- a CDS encoding ABC transporter permease, with product MIQDLRHALRVLGKSPGFALMIVLTLALGIGANTALFSILNGVLLRPLPYPHPDRLVMIWDDWSKRGGPEREWTNPATFYDWRDQGKSFESMAALNEWTPTLTGEGEPERLTGAVVTRGMLATLGVAPALGRDFLPAEDVPDAARAVLLSHGLWQRRFGGSPGILGAGLTLNGIPCTVIGVMPAGFRFPVVPGAELWSPMQAARTGRGNAVIRIVGRLKPGVTLERAQSEMSVVARRLADQYPDTNTGIGARIVPLRENFAREARRPLLVLLAAVGFVLLIACANVANLLLSKATGRHREMAIRRALGASRGRIVRQLLTENLVLGVLGGIAGLALSMWGVDLLRSGLPADLGAYFDVAPDLRVLGFTLLLSLGTSLVFGLAPALQASRPALAASMREGSLAAGETRSRARNTLVVAEVALSLMLLVGAGLLLKSFHSLLSTDAGLKPEGLLSLSLSLPDAKYPENPQVEAFFAGLLERMAAVPGIAGAAAISNLPFGGDNTDTSFRIEGRPEPAPGHRPSAWFSSITPDYLRVAGVKLLRGRGFDSRDTAQAPLVILINESMARQYWPNENPLGKRIGRTVWREVVGVVGNVRTFSLERDEPPTMYFPFAQVPSGRASILARLRGDVPAAAPALRAAVREADPDLAVTIAPMERVLSDTLAPRRWTLLLLASFAALAVVLAAVGIYGVMSYAVTRRTQEIGIRMALGARQPQILQLVLRQGLRLAAAGTALGLGLALALTRWMESLLYQVSATDPVTFAGIAALMLSVAAAACYLPARRASRVDPMIALRYE from the coding sequence ATGATCCAGGACCTCCGCCACGCGCTGCGCGTTCTTGGGAAGTCGCCGGGATTCGCGCTGATGATCGTTCTCACGCTCGCCCTGGGGATCGGCGCGAACACCGCCCTGTTCAGCATCCTCAACGGCGTGCTGCTCCGCCCGCTTCCCTATCCCCACCCCGACCGTCTGGTCATGATCTGGGACGACTGGTCGAAGCGCGGCGGCCCCGAGCGCGAATGGACGAATCCCGCCACGTTCTACGACTGGCGCGATCAGGGCAAGAGCTTCGAATCGATGGCCGCCCTGAACGAGTGGACCCCCACCCTGACGGGGGAAGGCGAGCCCGAGCGGCTGACGGGGGCGGTCGTCACCCGCGGCATGCTGGCGACGCTCGGCGTCGCACCCGCTCTGGGCCGCGACTTTCTCCCCGCCGAGGACGTGCCGGACGCGGCGCGCGCCGTGCTGCTCAGCCACGGCCTCTGGCAGCGCCGCTTCGGAGGAAGCCCGGGGATCCTCGGCGCCGGCCTGACGCTGAACGGAATACCCTGCACCGTGATCGGAGTGATGCCGGCGGGATTCCGGTTTCCGGTGGTCCCCGGAGCGGAGCTCTGGTCGCCGATGCAGGCCGCGAGAACCGGGCGCGGCAACGCGGTGATCCGCATCGTCGGACGCCTGAAGCCGGGCGTGACGCTGGAGCGCGCCCAGAGCGAGATGAGCGTCGTCGCCCGCCGCCTGGCGGATCAGTATCCCGACACCAACACCGGGATCGGAGCGCGGATCGTTCCTCTGCGGGAGAACTTCGCCCGCGAGGCGCGCCGTCCACTCCTGGTGCTCTTGGCCGCCGTCGGGTTCGTGCTGCTGATCGCCTGCGCCAACGTCGCGAACCTCCTCCTGTCCAAGGCGACGGGACGCCACCGCGAAATGGCGATCCGCAGGGCGCTCGGCGCCTCGCGCGGCCGGATCGTCCGGCAGTTGCTGACGGAGAACCTCGTCCTCGGTGTCCTCGGCGGGATCGCCGGGCTGGCGCTGTCGATGTGGGGAGTTGATCTCCTGCGAAGCGGCCTGCCGGCTGATCTCGGCGCCTACTTCGACGTGGCGCCCGATCTCCGGGTGCTGGGCTTCACGCTCCTGCTGTCGCTGGGCACGAGCCTGGTGTTCGGCCTGGCGCCCGCGCTGCAGGCCTCGCGACCGGCCCTCGCCGCCTCGATGCGCGAAGGGAGCCTGGCGGCGGGTGAGACACGCTCGAGGGCTCGGAACACGCTGGTGGTCGCCGAAGTCGCGCTCTCCTTGATGCTGCTGGTCGGAGCCGGTCTTCTCCTGAAGAGCTTCCATTCGCTGCTCAGCACCGATGCGGGGCTGAAGCCCGAAGGCCTGCTCTCCCTGAGCCTGTCCCTTCCCGACGCGAAATATCCGGAGAACCCGCAAGTCGAGGCCTTCTTCGCGGGCCTGCTGGAGCGGATGGCCGCCGTGCCGGGCATCGCGGGAGCGGCGGCGATCAGCAACCTGCCCTTCGGCGGCGACAACACCGACACCAGCTTCCGCATCGAAGGCCGCCCCGAGCCGGCGCCCGGCCACCGCCCCTCGGCCTGGTTCAGCTCGATCACCCCCGACTACCTGCGGGTGGCCGGGGTGAAGCTGCTCCGCGGACGCGGCTTCGATTCCCGCGACACGGCGCAGGCTCCCCTGGTGATCCTGATCAACGAGTCGATGGCGCGCCAGTACTGGCCGAACGAGAATCCCCTCGGCAAGCGAATCGGCCGGACCGTCTGGCGGGAGGTCGTCGGCGTCGTCGGCAACGTGCGCACCTTTTCCCTGGAGCGCGACGAGCCCCCCACGATGTACTTTCCCTTCGCGCAGGTGCCGTCGGGCCGGGCTTCGATCCTGGCCCGCCTGCGCGGCGACGTCCCGGCCGCCGCCCCTGCCCTGCGCGCCGCGGTCCGGGAGGCGGACCCGGACCTCGCCGTGACCATCGCGCCCATGGAGCGGGTGCTTTCCGACACGCTCGCGCCGCGGCGGTGGACGCTGCTCCTGCTCGCCTCGTTCGCGGCGCTCGCCGTCGTTCTCGCCGCCGTCGGCATCTACGGGGTGATGTCGTACGCCGTCACCCGGCGAACCCAGGAGATCGGCATCCGGATGGCCCTGGGAGCGCGCCAGCCGCAAATCCTCCAGCTGGTCCTCCGACAGGGACTGCGTCTCGCGGCGGCCGGGACGGCGCTCGGGCTGGGACTGGCGCTGGCGCTGACGCGCTGGATGGAAAGCCTGCTCTACCAGGTGAGCGCGACCGATCCGGTCACCTTCGCGGGCATCGCGGCGCTGATGCTCTCCGTGGCGGCCGCCGCCTGCTACCTGCCGGCGCGCCGCGCCAGCCGTGTCGACCCGATGATCGCGCTGCGCTACGAGTAG
- a CDS encoding M14 family metallopeptidase gives MPPLRTTRLLLLSLWIASPLRAAEPPLARVPAGWATPAEGSAYRTTPRYEETMAYLRRLSKAAPKELRLQTFGKTGEGRDLVAAVASKNGVFDPEKLHAAGRPIVMIQNAIHAGEMDGKDACLALLRDMLVTRERAALLDKAVVVILPIYNADGHERFGPFNRINQNGPEEMGWRTQSQNLNLNRDYMKADAPETRAFLRLWNRWRPDFFVDDHVTDGADYAYDVTYYLETGPESWAAAADWQRSVVAPALEEGVTRAGHAISPFIALKDDADPSKGLTSWPSTPRFSTGYAALRNRPALLVEMHMLKDYRTRVTGNYEILRALLELLNRDAEKLVRMNRAADEAMIAAGRAGAWEPFPIRVEPGEETKKMPYRGARYRRSLSEVSGSMRIEYLPETEETEIPRPTVLKVSRSVRPPAAYLVPAQWTAVVEVLEAHGLRLRRLASPWTGEVETYRCEGMKWLDHPYEGRQVLFAPPESRTGQAQEGCSPVKETLSFPPGSVLVPLDQPAAKVAIHFLEPEAPDSAVSWGFFNAVFEQKEYAEAYVMEKLAREMLEKDPALRTAFEAKLAEDKEFAASPEARLAFFYRRSPWWDRRFGLYPVARLESVDRLPLAAAK, from the coding sequence ATGCCACCCTTGCGCACCACCCGCCTGCTGTTGCTGAGTCTTTGGATCGCATCCCCCCTCCGTGCGGCCGAGCCACCGCTGGCGCGCGTCCCGGCGGGCTGGGCGACCCCTGCCGAGGGGAGCGCTTATCGGACGACGCCTCGTTACGAGGAGACGATGGCCTATCTTCGGCGGCTCTCCAAGGCGGCGCCGAAGGAATTGAGACTACAGACGTTCGGCAAGACGGGCGAGGGCCGAGACCTCGTGGCCGCGGTGGCCTCGAAGAACGGCGTGTTCGACCCGGAGAAGCTGCACGCCGCGGGCCGCCCCATCGTCATGATCCAGAACGCCATCCACGCCGGGGAGATGGACGGCAAAGACGCGTGCCTGGCGCTTCTCCGCGACATGCTCGTCACCCGCGAACGGGCCGCCCTGCTGGACAAGGCGGTGGTCGTGATCCTCCCGATCTACAACGCCGACGGCCACGAGCGGTTCGGCCCTTTCAACCGCATCAACCAGAACGGGCCGGAGGAGATGGGATGGCGGACCCAGTCGCAGAATCTCAACCTCAACCGCGACTACATGAAGGCGGACGCGCCGGAGACGCGGGCGTTCCTGAGGCTCTGGAACCGCTGGCGGCCCGATTTCTTCGTGGACGACCACGTCACCGACGGAGCGGACTACGCGTACGACGTCACCTACTACCTCGAGACCGGCCCCGAAAGCTGGGCCGCCGCCGCCGATTGGCAAAGGAGCGTCGTGGCGCCGGCGCTGGAGGAAGGCGTCACCCGGGCGGGGCACGCCATCTCCCCGTTCATCGCGTTGAAGGATGACGCCGATCCGAGCAAGGGGCTGACGAGCTGGCCCTCCACCCCCCGCTTCTCCACCGGCTACGCGGCGTTGCGGAACCGGCCCGCGCTGCTCGTCGAGATGCACATGCTCAAGGATTACCGGACGCGCGTCACGGGGAATTATGAAATCCTGCGGGCTCTTCTGGAGCTGCTGAACCGGGACGCGGAGAAGCTCGTGAGAATGAACCGCGCCGCGGACGAGGCGATGATCGCCGCCGGCCGCGCCGGCGCCTGGGAGCCTTTCCCGATTCGCGTGGAACCGGGGGAGGAGACGAAGAAGATGCCCTATCGGGGGGCGCGCTACCGCCGCAGCCTCAGCGAAGTTTCCGGCTCGATGCGAATCGAGTATCTGCCGGAGACCGAGGAGACGGAGATTCCCCGTCCCACCGTCCTCAAGGTCAGCCGCTCCGTCCGCCCGCCCGCCGCCTACCTCGTCCCGGCCCAATGGACGGCGGTCGTCGAGGTGCTCGAAGCCCACGGCTTGAGGCTGCGCCGGCTCGCCTCCCCCTGGACGGGCGAAGTCGAGACCTACCGCTGCGAGGGGATGAAGTGGCTGGATCATCCCTACGAGGGACGGCAGGTGCTCTTCGCGCCGCCGGAGAGCCGGACCGGGCAGGCGCAGGAGGGATGCTCCCCCGTGAAGGAGACTCTGTCCTTCCCGCCCGGGTCGGTCCTCGTCCCTTTGGACCAGCCCGCCGCCAAAGTGGCGATCCACTTCCTGGAGCCGGAGGCGCCCGATTCGGCGGTGTCCTGGGGGTTCTTCAACGCCGTCTTCGAGCAGAAAGAGTACGCCGAGGCGTACGTGATGGAGAAGCTGGCGCGCGAGATGCTGGAGAAAGACCCGGCGCTGAGGACGGCGTTCGAGGCGAAGCTGGCCGAGGACAAGGAATTCGCCGCAAGTCCCGAAGCCCGTCTCGCCTTCTTCTACCGCCGTTCTCCCTGGTGGGACCGGCGGTTCGGACTCTATCCGGTGGCCCGCCTGGAGAGCGTCGACCGCCTCCCGCTGGCGGCCGCGAAGTAG